A stretch of Henckelia pumila isolate YLH828 chromosome 4, ASM3356847v2, whole genome shotgun sequence DNA encodes these proteins:
- the LOC140867413 gene encoding probable DNA primase large subunit: MSILVKELWRKNMMQVEASETVNKDVISHFVLRLVYCIEEELRKWFLSIESTLFCYRFQLETPEAQRALLVEFDLPYKAVSSAEYESTKDKLNQVVRSNGQSLSNGRKQGAASPCAACKLLRRRCMQDCVFSPYFPADEPHKFASFHKVFGASNVNKMFQDIGGAQRYLHSY; the protein is encoded by the exons ATGTCAATATTG GTTAAAGAATTATGGAGGAAAAATATGATGCAAGTAGAAGCATCTGAGACTGTCAACAAGGATGTCATTTCACATTTCGTGTTGCGCCTAGTCTACTGCATAGA GGAGGAATTAAGGAAATGGTTTCTTTCCATTGAGTCTACACTATTTTGTTATCGATTTCAACTTGAAACTCCTGAAGCCCAG AGGGCATTGTTGGTAGAGTTTGACCTGCCTTACAAAGCTGTAAGCAGTGCTGAATATGAG AGTACAAAGGACAAATTGAACCAGGTGGTGCGCTCCAATGGACAATCCTTATCCAATGGTAGAAAGCAAGGGGCAGCGTCTCCGTGCGCCGCGTGCAAGCTTCTTCGGCGGAGATGTATGCAGGATTGCGTATTTTCGCCGTATTTTCCTGCCGACGAGCCCCACAAATTTGCTAGCTTTCACAAAGTGTTTGGTGCCAGCAATGTCAACAAGATGTTCCAG GATATTGGAGGGGCACAAAGATACCTTCACTCATATTAA